A window of the Canis lupus baileyi chromosome 1, mCanLup2.hap1, whole genome shotgun sequence genome harbors these coding sequences:
- the LOC140604594 gene encoding cell adhesion molecule CEACAM21-like translates to MEPPSASPRAGRGPWQELLLAVSLLISWNPPTTAQVTVESVPPNAAEGKDALLRVLNLPGDTAGLAWFRGETVLPTHKILLYVIDTKVTTPGPAYSRRETIYPNGSLLFQNITLNDTGSYILQIINRKFETALVPGQLRVFQPVSQPLLTASNTTVTEDDSVVLTCSSSNTGVSIQWLFNGQILILTDRKKLSQDNSTLTIDPVRKGDAGKYECEVSNPVSFCKSDPVRLDVEEWLYQPASPQTVYESSPFSAPSPTFAVS, encoded by the exons ATGGAGCCCCCCTCGGCCTCTCCCCGAGCAGGGCGCGGCccctggcaggagctcctgctGGCCG TCTCACTCTTAATCTCCTGGAATCCGCCCACCACTGCCCAAGTCACTGTGGAGTCCGTGCCTCCCAATGCTGCTGAAGGGAAGGATGCTCTTCTGCGGGTCCTCAATCTGCCTGGGGATACAGCAGGCCTTGCCTGGTTCAGAGGGGAAACTGTATTGCCGACCCATAAAATTCTATTATATGTAATAGACACCAAAGTCACTACCCCGGGGCCTGCATACAGCCGCAGAGAGACAATATACCCCAATGGATCCCTGCTGTTCCAGAACATCACCCTGAACGACACTGGATCCTACATCCTACAAATcataaacagaaaatttgaaactGCACTAGTACCTGGACAGCTCCGAGTATTCC AGCCAGTGTCCCAACCCCTTCTCACTGCCAGCAACACCACAGTCACAGAAGATGACTCTGTGGTCCTGACCTGCTCCTCAAGTAACACCGGGGTCTCTATCCAGTGGCTCTTCAATGGCCAGATTCTAATACTCACGGATAGGAAGAAGCTGTCCCAGGACAACAGCACCCTCACCATAGACCCTGTCAGGAAGGGGGATGCCGGGAAATACGAGTGTGAGGTCTCCAATCCGGTCAGTTTCTGCAAAAGTGACCCTGTCAGGCTGGATGTAGAAG agtggctgtaccagcctGCATCCCCACAAACAGTGTACGagtcttcccctttctctgcaccctcaccaacatttgctgtttcctga